The window GGGAGCTCTAGAACGCGGCGCTGGAGAGCTGCGGTAGCGGTGCGAGCTCGGCGTGTGGTGCACCGGTGGATGTGGCTAAGGTGTTCGACAAAATTTCAGGGAAGAGTGGTAGTAGAGAGAGATATGTGTGTTTGCCACATCAGCGAAATACATCGAATATGGTTCTGGTGCCATAGAGTGACACTTCCTGGCAATCTCGGTGACCGTATTTTGACCTTTCCTGAATACAGTGACCAAATTGAACCCTAGGATCAAGTTCAGATACTATAGATGTAATTTACTCTATCGTGTATCTGCTAGTCCCTGCAAAGCACAAAAGGGCAAGGCTATCCTTCATAGACACCGGTGTGTGTCGAGCTTGCGCTGGTGGAGAGAAAGCCTCCAAACAAACAAAGGTTCGACCGCGTCAGCACGCAGCTTGCAGAGCTGATGGGAAAATGGTGGAGGAGGGAACAGAGAAGTGACCCAAAGGGAGAGAGGACTAGTGGCGGTGGTGGGTGCACTGCAAGAGAGAGGGGTTGAGCTTCCATGACTCCATCTATGGAAAAAGAGGAAGCTATGCTGCTGGTGCTGGTGGGTGGTCGTGGAAGTGGCCGAGAGGACGCCGCTACGTGTCGAGTGTTGCGCTAGCTTGTTTAAGTTTCAGTTGAATTAAAATAGCGGGGCGGGACAAGATGTTTAGCGGAGTTAAACCACAATTAACGCTTTTTGATGAAAAAATCAGTAGTAAATCAAAGCATCCGGATTTGGAAAAGAGAGGAGAGAGGAGCTCAGCTTGCCTGGCGAATTGGCGAGGCCGGGACTCGCGCATCGTCGCCTTCGTGTCGCGGAAGCGGAAGCAGCCGGCGCCTCCTCGCCGCTGCACAATCCTTACTCCACCAACTCGCCGGCGCTGCGCCTGCCGACCCCGTGCGCTCCGCCTCAGGCCCTCGACGACGAACTCCTGCCGCGACCTTCGGGCCGGGCCTTCGCTCTGCGTCTCCCGCCCACGCCTCCGACCAGCGTTTCCCCTTCCGCCATCTCCATCCATGGCCCGGGCCTTGGGTGGCTGGAGATCCACCGGAGGGAGAAAGAAGGGGAGAAGCGGATGGAGTTGTGTACTTGAGAGTGCCTCAGCACAAACTAGAACATGTGCGTCGAGAAGGAGTCACCCTGCCGTAAGCCTCTCACTGGAgtattttttttttcttcttccgcATTAAACCCAATCTTGTACTCATATGATGAGGCACAATTCATTATTAATTGAATCCATCGGTCAGCAAACCCCGTTCAGTCCATCGTTCTCCTCAGGAAAcaccattctagccggacatatgCTTTATCAAGATCGAGCTTCACCACACATAGTCCATTCTTACTGGTCTCCCTCTTGATTCGACGAATGTATTTGTATGCAATGAGAATATTATCCAACACAAACACACTTCCCGTCTGTTCAATCACGTCCGGCAAAGTAACCTTTGGGCATGTGATTAACATTTTTCGAAATTATCTTATAGACCGTATTATACACGCTAATGGGCTGAAACTGAGTATTCTTGGTTGAACCATCTACCTTTGGAACTAAGACAATAAATGTGTCATTTCAGCCCACCGACATTACTCCCGAATTCACCACCTCCAAAACTTCTTTTTACCATATCCAGCCCAATCAAACTCCAAAATCTTGCTAGTTGGGATTACTAATTTGCCCTTGCCACTAAGACCTTTCGTAGTGGGTGGTATCATAAGGCGGTATCATGCATATTATACTAGGATACACTACTATCTCCATAGTGCGGTAGTGTCATAGGTTGGTATCTTAGATGACCCGACACCTGAGGTCTGATTAGTGACAGCTGCTCTGAGGTTCATGAAAATGAAAGTTTCCAAAAGCATAAGCACAACCCGATGTGTAATTGACAAGTGGCTCCAGCCTACATGCTCCACTTGTCAGTCTCATCGTATTGAAATCATTTACCTTTATTGAATATATACTTACAAAACAATACATACAAGTACAAAACTGTGGTAAAAAGGGAATACCTTGGAAAACCCATTTATTTTCATTGGCTATTGCCTACAAATAACACACAGCGTACACCACTAGATACCTTAACAGTTAATTACCAAGGACTTCACCAGCACTACTCTGATGATTTGGGGAAACCAGAAAGCTTTGTCCCAATGACGCGCTGTGCTTCGGCAACTAGCCTCTCAACAACTTCCCTTGCTGGTACAATCTCCGTGATTAGCCCAACACCCTGGCCAGCATACATGGCCATGCTATCGATATCGCCTGTTGTTGTCGCATTAGGAACAGTACCAGCAAACCGATGGATATCCTTGTGCTGGAATTATGAAACCATTGCTTAGTTCTCCATTATTAAGTTCTAGATGCACAAGTATAAAATGTGCATTTAAGGTTTGGAATGAGTGAACTCCTCTACTGAGCTCCATCTTGTACAAACAGCATAATAGATGGCCATGATTAATCACAACTATGGTACATTACAAGTAGAACTTTAGTTTGTTCAACCTATATTGAAGTAAGATGACAAAAATCCTAGGAAATTATATCACGGGCCCATAAGAGTAAATATGTGCATTATGTCGTTCTGTAACTTTATATGCCCAGGAAACAGACCCAGGTTTAATTAAAAAAACGGAAGTTAATAAATAATCATGGTCATTTTGAAACATTTTGAGATCCTTTTCCCCAAGGATAATATCAATGAAATCATCCTGAGCTGGCATGGCCATTTAAAATTTGATCACTTGAGCTCTAATTTGCAAAGTAGCTCGGTTCAGTTGTGGGGCTTGTTTGGCCCTACATTGGACTGGAGCAGCCTTTCCCGTGTCCAAGAGCTCCTAAAGTTAGCTGACATGCCTAAATTGACAAACAGTTTCAAAGGTACAGCTTGAAGACTCATGTTTCTCACTGGGAAGAAAACTTCCCAAAATTAGATGCCTGAGAACTTAAGTTAGCCAACCAAGTTCTGATAAAGCACATTCACTCATCACCATGCCTATATATTGTGCCGGGGTAAGACTTTTAGGAGTAAAGTACTCTACATTACTGGTCAAAATAAGAAAACCAGAAAAGGTCATACCAAAGATGGTTTCAACTTCTAAATGCAGAATGAGGGTGTAAATTCAACAAAAATAAATAACTAATACATACCACACCATGGATGATAGAATGACCTATAATAGGTTGATTTTCCTCTGTTTCGTGATCTGGAAGATTCTTCCACTCGACATAGAAAGGTGTCTTCAGGACACGTTGTGGAGCACCAGGCCATCTAGCACGCCCGAACACAGTTGTATAGTCCGTGCAATTCATCTCAATTAGCTTTTTCTTATACAGCGGATGCGCAAAGCTTTCCTCGGTGGCTACAAACCTGAATATTAAAGAATTTCATAATGCGAAAACCACAACATGCATAAGTATAAAGAAAAGCTTTGCTTGACATAATCATACAAAGGCAAGATTCAGCAAGTACCTAGTTCCTAAGCAAACACCATGAGCACCAAGTGCCAATGCAGCAGCATAGCCACGGCCATCTACGATTCCACCAGCGGCGATAACCGAAACAGTACTATCTGAAACTAGATCCACTACTCTCGGCAGCAACGGTAGCAGACCCTCCTTTTTATTCAAAGAAAAAAAGCTGTCTGAGAtgaaagcccatgaagacaattAAATAGAAACAGACTTGCAAGATGTGTTTTTCTTCCAAAGATGACACCACAAAAGGGGCCTTAAGCTAAATCAGTAGCCTGGAATATATCACGGGCACATGGTGTAGATTCTTATTGCATGCGTGCTTGCTTCTTGATAGACTGCCTAACAGCATTTCAAAATATTCAAGCGAAAACAACATGGAAACAGTGTGTAGTGACTTTACTTGACCAATCACATGCCCCCCTGCTTCACGGCCTTGAACGATGATTCCATCTACACCAGCTTCCTTAGCTTTTGCTGCCTCCTCAAGGTTACCAACCTGTTCAAGTCACAAAGGAAAAAAAATCTAAATATCCATAATCAACAGAACAAGTGCAAGGACTTACATGCTCATATCATCATCATAGAGCACCAAAACCTTGACTACAGGTCACACATTGGCACTTATTGTGAATTTCTTCGTACCAACAAGGAGTTCATAAAAACCTGAATGGTCTACGTCAGATGCTAGTCCTAGTTGTTCATCAATATCACAAATCACCCTATGATCCCAGCAGTCCTAGGAAATTGGAGAGAAATGAGTAACACGCATTTTTGTTATAAACTCAACTTTATGATCACTACAGATAAGAAGTATTTCTTTTATGAAAAGGATCACATTCTAAAATTTGACATAACAGTACTATAGTTTCTTACTAGACCTTCAAAAGAAGCTTATAAAATTTCAAATGTACTTGTTACAATAGCTGCAAGTGTGCACTGATAGTAGAAAGCTCTGATTTCTTTGTTTTTGGTTGTGGGATACAAAGAGAGGAGGGGCCGTAGGCGGAGAACACACGGGGGCACGACTCTCTCAACCGAGCTCTGATTTCTTTGTTGGAAAGGCTGATCCATAATAAGTGTCGCAGTTTTGAACTAACTACATTCAAAACTGCGACACTCATGATTTAATTAGGTATATTCATGACTTCATGGTTTGCTGCAGAGACAGAGTCCATATAAGAAACTCTAGCCCCTTCCGTTCTTAGTCCAAATATCATTGTGAGAGACCAAATTCTGTTGGAAGTCTCCATCTGTCTATATAACATAAAAGCCCATTCCGCTGTTGTTCATTACATTTGCACCAAAACCATTGAAGAACACAACACTTGTTTGAAGTTGGACATATACAGAATAATGACCAGTCAACGTACTCTAGCTAACGGCCACCGGCCACCGCCCTCCAATGATTTAGCAAGTTTGATACATACCATTCACAAGTTTTGACTAATTAACAAAGGTGTTAAGCAGCCATATCTAGCTAACGGCCACCGGACTTTGCCCTCTCACAACTCTCAAGAACAAAATGATTTTGCTCCAACAAATTCTGTCTAATTAGTTGGGCACTACTAGTCAGGAGTGTTGAGTAGGAAGAAAGAGTCCAGTCTAGTACTACAACGACATCACAAATGTTAATTACGGAAATTGGAACGAACATAGACTAGGCAAACGCAATCAGACAAGGAAAGTGGTAATAAGAACGGCACAACAAGTGTTAACTGTTAAGTACAGTTCAGAAAAATAGTGTTAACTGCTAAGTACAGTTCAGTAAGCACAAGCCGCAGTCGGGTTTCATCCATTCCGGTGAAATGTCCTTCAGCTAAGGATCTCACCTGATGCAAGACCTTGACGCCGGCACGGTGGGCCTCGTCGACCCGCTCCTTGGGGAACTCGCCCCAGTACACTTGCAGCACGGCGAGCTTCTCCTCCAGCACGACCCTCAGATTCTCCTCGTGCGGGAAGGCCAGCACGATGGCCGCCCCGAACGGCTTCTCGGTCAGGCTCCTGGTCCTCCGTATCAGCTCCCTCACGTGGTCCGGCGCCGGCTGCAGGCAGGTAGGGGGCTCCGGCGATTAGCCAAGACTGACAGAGTGCATGTAAATAGCAAAGAGGGTAGGAAAGTCGAGGTACCCAGTCAGGAAGGCGGAGGAGGCCTATGGCGCCAGCgttggcgacggcggcggcgagctccggtcCGGAGATGTCGGGGCCGAGCGGTGCCTGCACGACGCCGTAGTCGAACCCCAGGATGCCCTTCCACCCCATTTTCTTCCTAGTCTAGTGGCGCAGTTCACGGTGTATAGCCGGCCGATCCTGATAGTCGCGGGAGTTCTGCCGGCTGACGGTGGCGGGCGGCGGATCCATAAATAGGCCGTGACGACGAGCCGTGAGCAGGCAGGCAGCGAGCTGCGTGCTCCAGGGGCCTGGTCCGTCCACGGCGCCGGGCGTCAGCGGGGACGTCAccgcgcggcggctggtcgtttCCTCCACATGTCGGATGGATAAGGAGGGCTGCAAATAAAAGTCGTGAGCTAAATGAGCAGCCAGTGAGTCGGCTCCACTTTGACTCGAACTCGTTGACGAATGAGTCGAGATGGGTTTCAATTTGAGTTCGTTAACAATCGAGTTGAGCGAGTCGAGCTGACGAGCTACTCGTTTAACTGTTATAAGCTCGTTAATTGAAATGGACATGATGTAAGTATCAATACTGTTGTGATTTGTGTGCACCAAGTGTCCCTTTGACGTAAAGTGTTGATTGTTATAATTGTGAAGAAAAATATGTGTCTACTAATATTTTTGTAGATTAATTACATACATGATACATATATTTTGCGGTTTATATTAATAACGAGTTAAACGAGTTAATTTTTGAGTTACACGAGTTAAATCGAGTTGAATCTGAGCTTGTTATGTTACCACAAGTTGAGTTGAGCTAACTCGTTCCCTACCCACTTATATTATGGGAGTATTCAAATTGCCGTTTTCGGTGTGTGACGAATTGACAAGGATGGTGAGAGGTTTCTATCGGGGTGCTGACAAGGGTAAAAGGAAAGTGCATTGGCGGGCATGGGATAATTTGATGCAACCTAAAAGTAAGCGATGTGTTGGGTTTCGAGATTTCCGGATTTTTAATCAAGCTTTATTGGCTCGACAAGCTTGGAGATTAATCGCAAAGCCTGAAAGTTTATGTGCTCAAGTTCTCAAAGCAAGATATTATCCAGAGGGCAATCTCGAGGACATTGTCTTCTCTGGTAATGCATCTTCCTCATGGCAAGCTATCAGTTATGGATTAGATTTACTGAAGAAGGGATTGATATGGAGAGTGGGGAATGGGAGGAGCATTCGGGTCTGGCGTGACAACTGGATTCCGCGGCCTTTCTCTTACAAACCCATCACTGTTAAAGGCACATGCATGATACGTTTTGTCTCAGAACTTCTTAATGAGAATGGTTCCTGGAACTCCAATCTGCTACAGCAATATTTCTTGCCTGCAGACGTAGCCGAGATCATGAAGATCCGGGCGTCGCCACGGTTAGAAGGGGACACTCTCGCTTGGGGCCCTGGTAAGTATCAGATTTTTTCAGTGAAAAGTGCTTACCAATTCGGGTTTGAAGAATCCCATAGGGACACAGCGACTGCATCAAGCTCACGTCCAGATGGACGTTGTTCCTGCTGGAATATAATTTGGTCGACTGATGTGCCTCCGCCGGTCCGTAATTTTGCTTGGAGAGCCGCAACAAATTCCCTACCAACTTGGAGTAACAAGCACAATTGAGGGCTTGAAACTAGTGATTTATGCCCCATATGTGCAGTTGAGACTGAAGATTCCTTTCATGCTCTTTGTCGTTGTACCCTTTCACGTATTCTGTGGGAAACTATGGTTGAAGTGTGGTCTTTGCCAAGTATTACATCTCTACAGAATACTGGTGTGGAGTGGCTGTTACATGCTCTACATCCTTTGCCGAAAATTGAAAGGTCTATGCTTTTGATGACGTTGTGGTGGGCTTGGCATTTACGCAACGAAGTGGTCCATCATAAACCTGTGCCGGCCATGGAATCATCGAGATGATTTCTGATGAGCTATCTTGACTCCCTCATTGGCATCAAAACTGAATTATCACCAGATCCTAATAAAGGCAAGATTGTCCTAACATATGACAAAACCTTCAGTATGCCGCATGTGACAGTAAGCGATGCCGGTCCCAAGTGGTCGGCTCCTAAGATTGGCTGGGTGAAGCTATGCACTGATGGCTCCTATGCTGCTGATGGTTCAGCGGGTGCTGGTATGGTTTTAAGAGATGAAAAGGGAGCTGTCATTTTCTCTTCATGTAGGAAACTTTTCCTGTCGCGAAGCATTGGAAGCCGAATTATGTGCATGTATGGAGGGTTTGTCATTTGCCATCCAAAGAAGCGAATTACCCATCGAGATCGAGATGGATTCTCTTGTTGCAGTTAAGTTGATCCAAGCGAAAGAGGTGGATAGATCGGTCTACTCGTCTCTCGTCAAGGAGATCAAATATCTTATGTCTCTCCGTGAATCTTGTATTACTCATGTTAATCGTAGCCAGAATAAGGTTAGTGATAGGATAGCGTGTTTTGCTCGTTCTGAGGGCAGGACTATGACCTGGGTTGGGTCAGGCCCAATGGCCGCTATGGAGTTAGCTACGATCGACTGTATGAACATTTGAGATGAGTAATACATGTgtttcacccgcaaaaaaaagagtTGAGCTAACTCGTTATCTTAATGAGCTCTATTGAGTCAAACCAAACCAATCGGCTTGAATTCCAGCCCTATGGATACGGGAGGGATGCTAGTTATATGTTGGACCGAACTATAATTTTATATCTAAAGCTAGAGTCCTACTAGCATGTTCGCGGGAAGTGTCGGAGCGTGACGAGCAAGCAGGGGGGGGGGGATTTCAACTAAAAGCAAAATATGCACAAAAACAGATGTcgcttgctacttcttgagcttgtgttggtttccCTTAAAGAGTaaatggtgatgcagcaaagtagagataagtatttcccttagttaagaaccaaaataccaatccagtaggaggaacacacaagtcttCAATAGTTGTACATACAcgaacaaacaaatacttgcacccaacgcaataaaggggttgtcaatcccttcacggttacttgcaaggatgagatctgatagtgaTAGATATAAAATATAagtaaaagtgtaaaataaaataaaaataaataaattgcagcaaagtatttttgtgtttttttattttatagatctaaaaataatatgataaaagatagacccgggggacatagttttcactaaaggcttctctcttgaaagaaagcatgcggtgggtaaacaaattactgttgagcaattgataaaaaagtGCATAGCtatgacaatatctaaggcaatgatcatgtatataggcatcacgtccgagacaagtagatcgactcctatctgcatccactactattactccacacatcgaccgctatccaccatgcatgtagtgtattaagttaacaagaacggagtaacgccttaagcaagatgatatgatgtagagggatagatccaatcaatatgaacaaacctcatctttttatccttaatggcaacaatacaaatacgtgcaaTGTCCCTTTATGTCACTAGGattgagcaccacaagattgaacccattacaaagcacctctctcattgcaagaaaaatcaatctagttggccaaaccaaatcaatagatcgaagagaaatacaaagccatataaatcatgcataaaagagttcgaagaagactcaaataatattcagaGATAATGTCATCAAAAActcataattcatcggatctcaataaacgcaccgcaaaagaagattacatcgaatagaccaccaagaatatcgaggagaacattgtattgaagatcaaagagagagaagaagtcatctagctactagctatggacatgtatgtctgtggtaaactactcacgcatcatcggaagggcatcaaggttgatgtagaagccatccgtgatcgaatccccctccggcagagtaccagAAAAGGTCCCAAGGTGGGATCTCACGAAGACAGAAACTTGCGTCGGCAGAAAAGTATCTTTGGTGTGCCCTTTGGTCTtcggggaatatttgggtatttatagaaaAAGAATTAGGGTTAGAGGAGCCACCGGGGGGCACAAGCTTGGAgggcgccccctagggcgcggcccctgagcttgtggccacctcgtggcccttctggcctcctcccaaagctttcagggtgtcttgtggtccaagaaaaaaccgtcaaaaagtttcgttccatttggacttcgtttAGTATTGATTTTGTGTAAAgacaaaaacaagggaaaaagcaGCAACTGGCACACGAcactaggttaataagttagtcccaaaaaatgatataaaatagcataataatgcatataaaacatccaagattgataatataatagcatgtaacaatacaaagttatagatacgttggagacgtatcaagcatccccaagcttaattcctgctcgtcctcgagtaggtaaatgataaaaacagaatttttttatgtgaaatgctacctaacatgtttatcatGTAATCTTTCTTTATGTGGCATGAATAtgcagatccataagattcaaaacaaaagtttaatattgacataaaaacaataatacttcaagcatactaaaaagcaatcatgtcttttcaaaacatcatggctaaagaaagttatccctgcaaaatcatatagtcATGTTATGCTCCCTCTTCTTAACGTAAAGTATAAAGCATGTACTACCCCGATGTTAGCCAAGCAATTAGTTCATAGTTTTTAACGCTCTTTAGCTTTTTTAACtctcacacaatacatgagcgtgagtcaTGGATATAACACTTGAGGTGGTATAGAAGGTGGTGGTGGACATAAAAGAAGGGAGAAATTCTCACATCAACCaggcaaattaatgggctatggagatgcccatcaatcgatatcaatgtgagtgagtagggattgccatgcaatggatgcactagagctataagtgtatgaaagctcaaaagaaaactaagtgggtgtgcatccaacttgcttgctcatgaagacctcgggcatttgaggaagcccatcattggaatatacaagccaagttctataatgaaaattttaCACTAGTAacatatgaaagtgacaaaataggagactctctatcatgacgAACATggcgctactttgaagcacaagtgtagaaaaggatagtaacattgtcccttctctttttttttctcttcttttctcttttccttgtttttgttGGACGCTTTGGCCTCTTTTTACTTGGGCTCATTTGGCCGCtttttgtttatttattttttattcctcacatggtacaaTGCTCTATCattgatgatcatcacacttttatttacttacaactcaatgtGACAACTCAAAataacggaacggtggaagttgcatggcaatttatctcggaatggctatggagatgccataataggtaggtatggtggctgttttgaggaaaagTATAAGGAGGTTTTAATGCACCGGTGAAAGTTGCACGGTACTAGAGTGGCTAGCAAAAGTGGAAGGGTAAGAGTGTATATAATCCAtgaactcaacattagtcataaagaactcacatacttattacaaaagtgtattagccctcgaagcaaagtactactacgaatgctcctaggggggaggttggtaggagttaaccatcgcgcgccccGACCTTCACGCAAAGGAAGACAATCCAGGATAAATtgtgctccaacttcatcacataacaggaagaccatacgtgcatgctacaggaatcacaatcCTTAACGCAAATATTCTTACTATTCCACAATTtactactagcatgactctaatattgcaatcttcatatctcaaaacaaatgcaaggaatcaaacttctcatatattcaaagatcttcatgaaagtttttattatatccctcttgaatacccatcattataggactaaattcataacccaagcaaattgccatactatttataagactctcaaaatgatataagtgaagcatgagagttcatcaatttctttaaaatataagcatcgtcgtgctctaaaatatataagtgaagcactacagtattataataaattcatgattaatgtgtgtccctctcaaaaaggTGCATCcggcaaggatgattgtggcaaactaaaaagaaaataaagcaaagactcatataatacacgacgctccaagcaaaacacatatcatgtagtgaataaaaatatagtctcaAGTAATTTACCAATGGAttgtagacaaaagaggggatgccatccggggcatccccaagcttaggcttttgccacCCCTTATTCTTTAGCCCATCGAAActtcactcaaaacttgaaaacttcacaacacaaaactaaacagaaaactcgtgagatccattagtataataaagcaaatcaccactttaggtactgttgtaaaatcattccaattttatatttgcattatatctactgtattctaacttcaccATGGCTCATACCCCCCAGtacaacccatagattcatcaaaacaagcgaacaacacaatgaaaacagaatgtgtcaaaaacagaacagtctatagtaatttGAATATTAGCCAAACTTCTATAACTAtgaaaattctaaaaaattaggaaacCGTGAGTAATTTGTATAAGAATCTTGtttaaaaaattcagaattttatcgcTCTCGACACAATATTAACAATTCtgctactggacgcaaaagtttccgTTTTTTCACATAATCAAATCAACAATcttccaaatcatcccaaaggtcttacttagcacaaacactaattaaaacacaagaACACCATCATAAGAGAAGTATAATggtatatttattgcaaaacagaagaaaaagcaagaaaaaaatcattaggttgcctcccaacaagcgctgccgttttatgcccctagctaggcatattgCATAGATCTAGGTTTTATCATCTTGGGTATTCGATCAAGtggccctcataatagattcatatggtaacttaattttctttcttggaatgTGCTCCATGCccttctttaatggaaattgaaatttaatgtttccttctttcatatcgaTAATTGCACCAACCGTtttaaggaaaggtctaccaagaattaTGGGGCATGcaggattgcaatcaatatcaagcaCAATggaatctacgggcacataattactatttgcaataataagagcatcattaattct is drawn from Aegilops tauschii subsp. strangulata cultivar AL8/78 chromosome 1, Aet v6.0, whole genome shotgun sequence and contains these coding sequences:
- the LOC109753066 gene encoding uncharacterized protein, whose product is MGWKGILGFDYGVVQAPLGPDISGPELAAAVANAGAIGLLRLPDWPAPDHVRELIRRTRSLTEKPFGAAIVLAFPHEENLRVVLEEKLAVLQVYWGEFPKERVDEAHRAGVKVLHQVGNLEEAAKAKEAGVDGIIVQGREAGGHVIGQEGLLPLLPRVVDLVSDSTVSVIAAGGIVDGRGYAAALALGAHGVCLGTRFVATEESFAHPLYKKKLIEMNCTDYTTVFGRARWPGAPQRVLKTPFYVEWKNLPDHETEENQPIIGHSIIHGVHKDIHRFAGTVPNATTTGDIDSMAMYAGQGVGLITEIVPAREVVERLVAEAQRVIGTKLSGFPKSSE